One Telluria mixta DNA window includes the following coding sequences:
- the hpnK gene encoding hopanoid biosynthesis-associated protein HpnK: MSTLRGRGLIVTADDFGLHPSVNAAVERAHRDGILTAASLMVGAPAARDAVDRAHASPGLRVGLHLVLADGASVLPPRAIPDLVDAQGRFGARMVRDGARFVCLPRVRRQLALEIRAQFEAFAVTGLALDHVNAHKHFHLHPTVLSLIMGIGREFGLRSVRLPRETGPPGISSTWWLRPWLALLEARLDAAGIRHNDYLMGTHQSGRFDEAALLDALCNLPTSGIGELYLHPALASGAAIAPSMRGYRHAAEFAALVSPHVRAVCGALRAQGWRFGGFTDLVAAAGDPRGTWADDAVTGGTGGP; this comes from the coding sequence ATGAGCACGCTGCGTGGACGGGGCCTCATCGTCACCGCCGACGACTTCGGCCTGCACCCGAGCGTGAACGCGGCCGTCGAGCGCGCGCATCGGGACGGTATCCTGACCGCGGCCAGCCTGATGGTGGGCGCGCCGGCCGCCCGGGATGCGGTCGACCGTGCGCACGCGTCGCCGGGACTGCGGGTCGGCCTGCACCTCGTCCTGGCCGACGGCGCGTCCGTACTGCCGCCGCGGGCGATCCCCGATCTCGTCGATGCGCAGGGTCGCTTCGGTGCGCGCATGGTACGCGACGGTGCGCGCTTCGTCTGCCTGCCGCGCGTACGCCGCCAGCTGGCGCTGGAGATCCGTGCCCAGTTCGAAGCGTTCGCCGTCACGGGTCTTGCGCTCGACCACGTCAATGCGCACAAGCATTTCCACCTGCATCCGACGGTCCTGTCGCTCATCATGGGTATCGGACGCGAGTTCGGGCTGCGGTCCGTCAGACTGCCGCGTGAAACGGGACCGCCCGGGATATCTTCGACATGGTGGCTCCGTCCCTGGCTGGCGCTGCTCGAAGCCAGGCTGGACGCCGCCGGCATCCGCCACAACGACTACTTAATGGGCACCCACCAGTCCGGGCGCTTCGACGAGGCGGCCTTGCTGGATGCACTGTGCAATTTGCCGACGTCCGGCATCGGCGAGCTGTACCTGCATCCGGCGCTCGCGTCGGGCGCGGCGATCGCGCCTTCGATGCGCGGCTACCGCCACGCCGCCGAGTTCGCGGCCCTCGTCTCGCCGCATGTGCGAGCGGTGTGCGGCGCCCTCCGCGCCCAAGGCTGGCGCTTCGGCGGATTCACGGACCTTGTCGCAGCGGCAGGCGACCCGCGTGGCACATGGGCCGACGATGCCGTCACGGGCGGCACCGGCGGCCCATGA
- a CDS encoding MlaC/ttg2D family ABC transporter substrate-binding protein, translating into MKLSPFLFAFVFSMPLACAGQTAERTPEQTLRSTIDKVMTAIRGDPGARAGDPERTLAIVRRDFLPSTDFMLTTQYAVGSAWAQATPAQREALFREFQTLLARTYAIQLTQIQQENMQFRYAPAGRPAPNATDAVVRTTVVTGGDTMPIDYRMHKTPAGWKIYDINMMGAWMIQVYRQQFAARLTAEGIDGLVRYLAAHNRGP; encoded by the coding sequence ATGAAACTGTCTCCATTCCTGTTCGCCTTTGTCTTTTCGATGCCGCTGGCCTGTGCCGGGCAGACGGCCGAGCGCACGCCGGAACAAACGTTGAGAAGCACCATCGACAAGGTCATGACGGCCATCCGCGGCGACCCCGGCGCGCGTGCGGGCGACCCCGAGCGGACGCTGGCGATCGTGCGGCGCGACTTCCTGCCGTCCACCGACTTCATGCTGACGACGCAGTACGCGGTGGGAAGCGCGTGGGCGCAGGCGACACCGGCCCAGCGCGAGGCGCTGTTCCGCGAGTTCCAGACCCTGCTGGCGCGCACGTACGCCATCCAGCTGACGCAGATCCAGCAGGAAAACATGCAGTTCCGCTACGCGCCGGCGGGCCGTCCCGCCCCGAACGCCACCGACGCCGTCGTCAGGACCACCGTGGTCACGGGCGGCGACACGATGCCGATCGACTACCGGATGCATAAAACGCCGGCCGGCTGGAAGATCTACGACATCAACATGATGGGCGCGTGGATGATCCAGGTGTACCGCCAGCAGTTCGCGGCCCGGCTGACGGCGGAAGGTATCGACGGCCTCGTCAGGTACCTGGCTGCTCACAACCGGGGACCCTGA
- the hpnD gene encoding presqualene diphosphate synthase HpnD: MLPETDALTVPVHTPASSFGIAMRVLPAPRRAAMFGIYAFCRAVDDIADGPAPPRERRAALERWRADVDAAYAGGRAPRLRALAPHIAAYGLARADFHAVIDGMLMDAQDRPICAPPADTLDLYCDRVAAAVGRLSVRVFGLPQDDGLLLAHHLGRALQLTNILRDIDEDAAIGRAYVPRELLLAAGVEARVCAAGADDIAAHPALPRACADLAAQARRHYAASDFVLRRHRGSAARAPRLMGAVYAALLARLAARGWGSPRTPVRLGRLAKVGILVRHALR, from the coding sequence ATGCTCCCCGAAACGGATGCGCTCACCGTGCCGGTGCACACGCCGGCCAGCTCGTTCGGCATCGCCATGCGCGTACTGCCCGCGCCGCGGCGCGCGGCGATGTTCGGCATCTACGCGTTTTGCCGCGCCGTCGACGACATTGCCGACGGCCCCGCGCCGCCCCGTGAACGCCGCGCCGCGCTGGAACGGTGGCGGGCCGACGTCGACGCCGCGTACGCCGGCGGCCGGGCCCCGCGCCTGCGCGCGCTGGCGCCGCACATCGCCGCGTACGGCCTCGCGCGCGCCGACTTCCACGCCGTGATCGACGGCATGCTGATGGATGCGCAGGACCGCCCCATCTGCGCACCGCCGGCCGACACCCTCGACCTGTACTGCGATCGCGTCGCCGCCGCCGTCGGGCGGCTGTCCGTGCGCGTATTCGGCCTGCCGCAGGACGACGGCCTCCTGCTCGCCCACCACCTGGGCCGCGCGCTGCAGCTGACCAATATCCTGCGCGACATCGACGAGGACGCCGCCATCGGCCGCGCCTACGTGCCGCGCGAACTGCTGCTCGCGGCCGGCGTCGAAGCCCGCGTGTGCGCGGCCGGCGCGGACGACATCGCGGCGCATCCGGCGCTGCCCCGGGCGTGCGCCGACCTGGCCGCGCAGGCGCGCCGGCACTACGCCGCCTCCGACTTCGTACTGCGCCGCCACCGGGGCAGTGCGGCCCGGGCGCCGCGCCTCATGGGGGCCGTGTATGCGGCCCTGCTGGCGCGGCTCGCGGCGCGCGGGTGGGGCAGTCCGCGCACGCCTGTCCGGCTGGGACGCCTGGCCAAGGTCGGCATCCTGGTGCGGCACGCGCTCCGGTAG
- a CDS encoding MlaA family lipoprotein: MTHPPPRRLVATTLLLLLSGCATGPERDKADPLEPLNRATYRFNDSLDRHIAQPVARTYNRAVPRFVRTGVENVFSNLGDVTVMLNDFAQLRLMDGMNDLMRVAVNSTFGLLGVLDIATPAGIAKRDQDFGLTLGHYGVPAGPYLVLPLFGPSTFRDTAGFAVDQYGSPATYAKPALRNTLWGADFVSTRARYLNATNLLEQAALDRYLFVRDAYLGRRRAQLDEGRETPLPDYGQNDGGKDDVTR, from the coding sequence ATGACCCATCCGCCGCCGCGCCGGCTCGTTGCGACCACGCTGCTGTTACTCCTGTCCGGCTGCGCCACCGGCCCGGAACGTGACAAGGCCGATCCGCTGGAACCGCTCAACCGCGCCACGTACCGCTTCAACGACTCGCTCGACCGCCACATTGCACAACCGGTCGCGCGCACGTACAACCGTGCCGTGCCGCGCTTCGTCCGCACCGGCGTCGAGAATGTCTTTTCCAACCTGGGCGACGTCACCGTGATGCTGAACGATTTCGCCCAGTTGCGCCTGATGGACGGCATGAACGACCTGATGCGCGTGGCCGTCAATTCCACGTTCGGGCTGCTGGGCGTGCTCGACATCGCCACGCCGGCCGGCATCGCCAAGCGCGACCAGGACTTCGGCCTCACGCTGGGCCACTACGGCGTACCGGCCGGTCCCTACCTCGTGCTGCCGCTGTTCGGCCCGAGCACGTTCCGCGACACGGCCGGCTTCGCCGTCGACCAGTACGGCTCGCCCGCCACATACGCGAAGCCGGCGCTGCGCAACACGCTGTGGGGCGCCGACTTCGTCAGTACCCGGGCCCGCTACCTGAACGCGACCAACCTGCTGGAGCAGGCCGCGCTGGACCGCTATCTGTTCGTGCGCGATGCCTACCTGGGCCGGCGACGCGCGCAGCTCGACGAAGGCAGGGAGACGCCGCTGCCAGACTATGGTCAGAACGATGGCGGCAAGGACGACGTCACCAGATAG
- a CDS encoding phosphorylase family protein — MADAARVLAVCGMPFEAAIADGPGVVCIHGPGPWRVAQRLHAMLDGDGCWGGIISFGCAGGLDPELASGDCVVATSVLTPDGVIATDPDWSRVLLDRVTGARPGLLAGTDAPLATAAAKAALWREAGAIAVDMETHAAALAARRHGLPFAACRVVLDPAWRNVPAAALAGLDVGGVWPVLRSLAGAPGQIVPLCVLAGEAWVARRSLLRVRARLGPALGRYLVTSSLPPSF; from the coding sequence GTGGCCGATGCGGCGCGCGTGCTCGCCGTCTGCGGCATGCCGTTCGAGGCCGCGATCGCGGACGGGCCCGGCGTCGTGTGCATCCATGGCCCCGGGCCGTGGCGGGTCGCGCAGCGGCTGCACGCGATGCTGGACGGCGACGGTTGCTGGGGCGGCATCATCAGCTTCGGGTGCGCCGGCGGCCTGGACCCGGAACTCGCCAGCGGCGACTGCGTCGTGGCCACGAGCGTGCTGACGCCGGACGGCGTCATCGCGACGGACCCTGACTGGTCGCGCGTGCTGCTGGACCGCGTGACGGGCGCCCGGCCGGGACTGCTCGCCGGCACGGACGCGCCCCTCGCCACGGCCGCCGCCAAGGCCGCCCTGTGGCGTGAGGCGGGCGCCATCGCCGTGGATATGGAAACCCATGCGGCCGCGCTGGCCGCACGGCGCCACGGCCTGCCGTTCGCGGCGTGCCGCGTCGTGCTCGATCCGGCCTGGCGCAACGTGCCCGCGGCCGCGCTGGCCGGCCTGGACGTCGGCGGGGTCTGGCCCGTGCTGCGCAGCCTGGCCGGTGCGCCGGGGCAGATCGTGCCGCTGTGCGTGCTGGCGGGCGAGGCGTGGGTGGCGCGGCGTTCGCTGTTGCGAGTGCGCGCGCGGCTCGGGCCGGCGTTGGGGCGCTATCTGGTGACGTCGTCCTTGCCGCCATCGTTCTGA
- the shc gene encoding squalene--hopene cyclase, translating to MRYSSFRSMAQAGAVEAERTLTSRARLEPAIDAALAAVLSDQRDDGHWVYELEADVTIPAEYVLMVHYLGETPDTALERKIGTYLRRRQGDHGGWPLFHGGAFDPSASVKAYFALKMIGDPPGAPHMVRARAAIRDHGGAERSNVFTRMLLALFGEMPWSAVPVMPVEIALLPRWSPFHLSKVSYWTRTVLTPLLVLGALRPRARNPRAVGVAELFLAPPASLGLAPRAPHQDRMWFALFRTLESQMRLLAPRLPARLRRRAVEQAAAFVRARLNGEHGLGAIFPAMVNAVQMLDVLGLPPDAPESSAARRAIDRLLVDHGAEAYCQPCLSPVWDTALMCHALLEAGTPSALAAARRGLDWLLPLQILDRSGDWAARRPDVRPGGWAFQYENACYPDVDDTAVVAMAMHRAAHVEPQPLPDRYADAVARAREWIVGMQGRGGGWGAFEADNTHHYLNHIPFADHGALLDPPTADVSARCLSMLAQLEPGACARRRSPAARALGWLLRRQEKNGSWYGRWGVNYVYGTWCALCALAAAGLPSDAAPVARGARWLAYVQNPDGGWGEGGDSYRLDYAGHAWAPSTASQTAWALLGLMAAGAVDTPAVARGIAWLVDRQRADGLWDEPQHTATGFPRVFYLRYHGYARYFPLWALARYRNLRAGGSGRVPFGM from the coding sequence ATGCGCTACTCGTCATTCCGGTCCATGGCGCAGGCCGGCGCCGTCGAAGCGGAACGCACACTCACCAGCCGCGCACGCCTGGAGCCGGCCATCGACGCGGCGCTCGCGGCCGTGCTGTCCGACCAGCGCGACGACGGCCACTGGGTCTACGAACTCGAAGCGGACGTCACGATCCCCGCCGAGTACGTGCTGATGGTGCACTACCTGGGCGAGACGCCGGACACGGCCCTTGAGCGCAAGATCGGCACGTATCTGCGCCGGCGCCAGGGCGACCACGGCGGCTGGCCGCTGTTCCACGGCGGCGCGTTCGACCCGAGCGCCAGCGTCAAGGCCTATTTTGCGCTGAAGATGATCGGCGATCCGCCGGGCGCGCCGCACATGGTGCGGGCGCGTGCGGCGATCCGGGACCACGGCGGCGCCGAACGCAGCAATGTCTTCACGCGCATGCTGCTGGCGCTGTTCGGCGAGATGCCGTGGTCGGCCGTGCCCGTGATGCCGGTGGAGATCGCGCTGTTGCCGCGCTGGTCGCCGTTCCACCTGTCGAAGGTCTCGTACTGGACCCGCACCGTGCTGACGCCGCTGCTCGTGCTGGGCGCGCTGCGGCCGCGGGCGCGCAATCCGCGCGCCGTGGGCGTCGCGGAACTGTTCCTTGCGCCGCCGGCCAGCCTCGGGCTGGCGCCGCGCGCGCCGCACCAGGACCGCATGTGGTTCGCGCTGTTCCGCACGCTGGAGTCGCAGATGCGCCTGCTGGCGCCGCGCCTGCCCGCGCGCCTGCGCCGGCGCGCGGTCGAGCAGGCGGCCGCGTTCGTGCGTGCGCGCCTGAACGGCGAGCACGGCCTGGGCGCCATTTTCCCCGCGATGGTCAACGCCGTGCAGATGCTCGACGTGCTGGGCTTGCCGCCGGATGCGCCCGAGTCGTCCGCCGCGCGCCGCGCCATCGACCGGCTGCTCGTCGACCACGGTGCCGAAGCCTATTGCCAGCCCTGCCTGTCGCCCGTGTGGGACACGGCGCTGATGTGCCACGCGCTGCTGGAAGCGGGCACGCCGTCCGCGCTGGCCGCGGCGCGGCGCGGACTCGACTGGCTGCTGCCGCTGCAGATCCTCGACCGGTCCGGCGACTGGGCCGCGCGCCGGCCGGACGTGCGTCCCGGCGGCTGGGCGTTCCAGTACGAAAACGCGTGCTATCCCGACGTCGACGACACCGCCGTCGTGGCGATGGCCATGCACCGGGCCGCGCACGTCGAACCGCAACCGTTGCCGGACCGGTACGCGGACGCCGTCGCCCGCGCCCGCGAATGGATCGTCGGCATGCAGGGCAGGGGCGGCGGCTGGGGCGCGTTCGAGGCCGACAACACGCACCATTACCTGAACCACATCCCGTTCGCCGACCACGGCGCGCTGCTGGATCCGCCGACGGCCGACGTGTCCGCGCGCTGCCTGTCGATGCTGGCCCAGCTGGAGCCGGGCGCCTGTGCGCGGCGCCGGTCGCCGGCCGCGCGGGCACTGGGCTGGCTGCTGCGCCGGCAGGAGAAGAACGGGAGCTGGTACGGGCGCTGGGGTGTGAACTATGTCTACGGCACGTGGTGCGCGCTGTGCGCCCTGGCGGCGGCCGGCCTGCCATCCGATGCGGCGCCCGTCGCCCGGGGCGCCCGCTGGCTCGCGTACGTGCAGAATCCGGACGGCGGCTGGGGCGAGGGCGGCGACAGCTACCGGCTCGACTATGCCGGCCACGCGTGGGCGCCGTCGACGGCGTCGCAGACGGCATGGGCGCTGCTGGGCCTGATGGCAGCGGGCGCCGTCGACACGCCGGCCGTCGCGCGCGGCATCGCCTGGCTCGTCGACCGGCAGCGCGCGGACGGCCTGTGGGACGAACCGCAGCACACGGCCACGGGCTTTCCCCGCGTGTTCTACCTGCGCTATCACGGGTACGCCCGTTACTTTCCACTGTGGGCGCTGGCCCGCTACCGCAACCTGCGGGCCGGCGGCAGCGGGCGGGTTCCCTTCGGGATGTGA
- a CDS encoding lysylphosphatidylglycerol synthase domain-containing protein has protein sequence MSRTGTMGWLAWSASIAGLALLAALVVAEGWSGIVGAFERAGWALLLVVPARVVTQALDTRGWRVLLAPFDPGRAAGPLFLLWVAFVREAVNRLLPVANIGGEVAGVRLACVRVSDTAGVTASVVVEVLLTIVVLYLFCGAGAVLMLKLAAGPGLVGIVAAALALSLPLPLLAWWLLRHGAPFARLEQWALRLLGPRNRIAPHLDGAAIDAAIGRLFRQRGRLARAAAWSLLANVLGTFETWFALALLGHPVGLQAALAIEALTQAVRHAGFIVPAGLGVQEAAVLLFGQLAGVGGDVALSLALVKRMREVATGVPALVSWHWFEVRRLRLLRVLAQGPRL, from the coding sequence ATGAGCCGCACCGGCACGATGGGCTGGCTGGCCTGGTCGGCATCCATCGCCGGGCTCGCGCTGCTGGCCGCGCTCGTCGTCGCGGAAGGCTGGTCCGGCATCGTGGGCGCGTTCGAGCGGGCCGGCTGGGCGCTGCTGCTCGTCGTGCCGGCCCGCGTCGTCACGCAGGCGCTCGACACCCGCGGGTGGCGGGTGCTGCTCGCGCCGTTCGACCCCGGGCGCGCGGCGGGCCCGCTGTTCCTGTTGTGGGTCGCGTTCGTGCGCGAGGCCGTCAACCGGCTGCTGCCGGTGGCGAACATCGGTGGCGAGGTCGCCGGGGTGCGGCTGGCCTGCGTGCGGGTGTCCGACACGGCGGGCGTCACGGCCAGTGTTGTCGTGGAAGTGTTGCTGACCATCGTCGTGCTGTATCTCTTCTGCGGCGCCGGTGCTGTGCTGATGCTGAAGCTGGCGGCCGGGCCGGGCCTCGTCGGCATCGTCGCGGCGGCGCTGGCGCTGTCGCTGCCGCTACCATTGCTGGCGTGGTGGCTGCTCCGCCATGGCGCGCCGTTCGCGCGGCTGGAACAGTGGGCGCTGCGCCTGCTGGGGCCGCGGAACCGGATCGCGCCGCACCTGGACGGCGCCGCCATCGATGCCGCCATCGGCCGCCTGTTCCGGCAACGCGGCCGCCTCGCGCGGGCGGCGGCGTGGTCGCTGCTGGCCAACGTACTGGGCACGTTCGAGACGTGGTTTGCGCTGGCCCTCCTCGGCCATCCCGTCGGCCTGCAGGCCGCGCTCGCCATCGAGGCGCTCACGCAGGCCGTGCGCCACGCCGGCTTCATCGTGCCCGCCGGCCTGGGCGTGCAGGAAGCCGCCGTGCTGTTGTTCGGCCAGCTGGCCGGCGTGGGCGGGGATGTGGCGCTGTCGCTGGCACTCGTCAAGCGCATGCGCGAAGTCGCGACCGGCGTTCCCGCCCTCGTCTCCTGGCATTGGTTCGAGGTGCGCCGGCTGCGCCTGCTCAGGGTCCTCGCTCAGGGTCCCCGGTTGTGA
- a CDS encoding MMPL family transporter: MLTHQIARLVHLSCRHPWAVVGAFVLLVLASGLYVARHFAINTDVGQLIDANAPWARRDAAIAAAFPNRGDTTLAVVRAPAPEFAAQAARELADRLRRQPALFRAVDLGAGDDFFCRNGLLYLDAAEVRDLTARLVDARPLLDALARDPSLRGIANLLSVTLGAPLLTGQVTLPQMAPLLARSAATVEDVLAGRNAALSWQALATTGAATEPGLVEVRPVLDYAALLPGAASSDAIRAAAADLRLAEHYGAQVTLTGPVPLSDDEFASLQEGSPLVGSIPVVIVLVLLWRAVRSAPLVLALCITMLGGLALTAALGLIMVGALNLISIAFAILFVGLGIDFGIQFGMRFRELRRVRPGTGTALLATARALALPLTLAATATAFGFLAFLPTAYRGVAELGQIAGVGILCVALPACLTVLPALIRISDPPAGLLAPGYPWLAGIDHALQTHRKTVLAATLALVGAGIPLLWRLEFDFDPLHLKNPGSESMATLASLARGTDIGLDNVQVLAPSLAQATTLAARLERLPDVAHVLTAASLVPDGQTGKLDAIAAAAARLLPVLEMSPIAPASDPQRAAALRTAALSLHNAALDHPGPGAAEASRLARALAALARAGPAARDRADQALAGTLRLALDALRLALQPQPVTLATLPAPMRRNWIAPDGRALVDVSPRRPTGPTGTSREDASRLRRFTDAVLRIAPDAAGGPISVRHAADLIIAAFVQAALLAVVTIALLLWIAFRRVGDVLLTMVPLLVSSLVTLEACVLLRIHLNFANIIALPLLLGVGVAFKIYYIMAWRAGQPARLEHPLTQAIVLSAATTGTAFGSLWLSHHPGTASMGKLLVLALVCTLIGAVFFQPVLLGQPRAPAPAERGPP; encoded by the coding sequence ATGCTGACTCACCAGATTGCCAGGCTCGTCCACCTGTCATGCCGCCACCCGTGGGCGGTGGTCGGGGCGTTCGTCCTGCTGGTCCTTGCATCCGGGCTTTATGTCGCGCGCCATTTCGCGATCAATACGGACGTTGGGCAGTTGATCGACGCGAACGCCCCGTGGGCCCGGCGCGACGCCGCCATCGCCGCCGCGTTCCCGAACCGGGGCGACACGACCCTGGCAGTCGTCCGGGCGCCCGCGCCCGAGTTCGCGGCGCAGGCGGCCCGGGAACTGGCCGACCGCCTGCGCCGCCAGCCCGCGCTGTTCCGCGCGGTGGACCTCGGCGCCGGTGACGATTTCTTCTGCCGCAACGGCTTGCTGTACCTCGACGCCGCCGAGGTCCGCGACCTGACGGCGCGCCTCGTCGACGCGCGTCCCCTGCTCGATGCGCTCGCGCGCGACCCGTCGCTGCGGGGCATCGCGAACCTGCTGTCGGTCACCTTGGGCGCGCCCCTGCTGACGGGCCAGGTCACGCTCCCGCAGATGGCGCCGCTGCTGGCGCGCAGCGCCGCGACAGTCGAGGACGTCCTCGCCGGACGGAACGCCGCCCTGTCCTGGCAGGCACTTGCAACCACCGGCGCAGCCACCGAGCCCGGCCTCGTGGAAGTCCGGCCCGTGCTCGACTACGCCGCCCTGCTGCCGGGCGCCGCGTCCAGCGACGCGATCCGCGCGGCCGCCGCCGACCTGCGGCTGGCCGAACACTATGGCGCCCAGGTCACGCTGACGGGGCCCGTGCCGCTGTCGGACGACGAGTTCGCCTCGCTGCAGGAAGGCTCGCCGCTCGTCGGCAGCATCCCCGTCGTGATCGTGCTCGTGCTGCTGTGGCGCGCGGTGCGTTCGGCACCGCTCGTGCTGGCGCTGTGCATCACGATGCTGGGCGGCCTGGCGCTCACGGCCGCGCTGGGGCTCATCATGGTGGGGGCGCTGAACCTGATTTCCATCGCGTTCGCGATCCTGTTCGTCGGGCTCGGGATCGATTTCGGGATCCAGTTCGGCATGCGTTTCCGCGAACTGCGGCGTGTGCGGCCCGGTACCGGCACGGCGCTGCTGGCGACGGCGCGCGCGCTCGCGCTGCCGCTCACCCTCGCGGCGACGGCCACCGCGTTCGGCTTCCTCGCCTTCCTGCCGACGGCCTACCGCGGCGTGGCCGAGCTGGGGCAGATCGCGGGCGTGGGCATCCTGTGCGTCGCCCTGCCCGCCTGCCTGACCGTGCTGCCCGCGCTGATCCGCATCAGCGATCCGCCGGCGGGGCTGCTCGCGCCCGGCTACCCATGGCTGGCCGGCATCGACCACGCGCTCCAGACCCACCGCAAGACGGTGCTGGCGGCGACGCTGGCGCTCGTCGGGGCCGGCATTCCCCTGCTGTGGCGCCTCGAGTTCGACTTCGATCCGCTGCACCTCAAGAACCCCGGCAGCGAGTCGATGGCGACGCTGGCGTCGCTCGCGCGCGGCACCGACATCGGCCTCGACAACGTGCAGGTGCTCGCCCCGTCGCTGGCGCAGGCGACCACGCTGGCGGCGCGCCTGGAACGCCTGCCCGACGTCGCCCATGTCCTGACGGCGGCCAGCCTCGTCCCCGACGGCCAGACCGGCAAACTGGACGCCATCGCGGCCGCCGCCGCCCGCCTGCTGCCCGTGCTGGAGATGTCGCCCATCGCACCGGCGTCGGACCCGCAGCGCGCGGCGGCGCTGCGCACGGCCGCGCTGTCGCTGCACAACGCGGCGCTCGACCATCCCGGGCCCGGGGCGGCCGAAGCGTCACGGCTCGCGCGGGCGCTCGCTGCCCTGGCACGGGCGGGGCCGGCCGCCCGCGACCGTGCCGACCAGGCGCTGGCGGGAACGCTGCGCCTCGCGCTGGACGCCCTGCGCCTCGCACTGCAGCCGCAACCCGTCACGCTGGCGACCCTGCCCGCCCCGATGCGCCGCAACTGGATCGCGCCCGATGGCCGCGCGCTCGTCGACGTCAGCCCAAGGCGGCCGACGGGGCCGACGGGAACGAGCCGCGAGGACGCCAGCCGGCTGCGCCGCTTCACCGATGCCGTGCTGCGCATCGCGCCGGATGCGGCCGGCGGGCCGATCTCCGTGCGCCATGCGGCGGACCTGATCATCGCCGCGTTCGTGCAGGCGGCGCTGCTGGCCGTCGTCACCATCGCGCTGCTGTTGTGGATCGCGTTCCGGCGCGTGGGCGACGTGCTGCTGACGATGGTGCCCCTGCTCGTGTCGAGCCTGGTCACGCTGGAGGCCTGCGTGCTGCTGCGCATCCACCTGAATTTCGCGAACATCATCGCGCTGCCGCTGCTGCTGGGCGTCGGCGTCGCGTTCAAGATCTATTACATCATGGCGTGGCGCGCGGGGCAGCCGGCCCGGCTGGAACATCCGCTCACGCAAGCGATCGTCCTCAGCGCGGCGACCACCGGCACCGCATTCGGCAGCCTGTGGCTGTCGCACCACCCCGGCACCGCCAGCATGGGCAAGCTGCTGGTGCTGGCGCTGGTCTGCACCCTGATCGGCGCCGTGTTCTTCCAGCCCGTCCTGCTGGGGCAGCCCCGCGCCCCGGCTCCTGCCGAACGAGGACCGCCATGA